The following are encoded together in the Tepidiforma bonchosmolovskayae genome:
- the cobU gene encoding bifunctional adenosylcobinamide kinase/adenosylcobinamide-phosphate guanylyltransferase translates to MGRLTLVTGGARSGKSRYAEELAAATGAPVVYVATMEATDEETAGRVAAHRARRPARWATVEEPLDLAGAVAGADAGATVLVECLATWCGNLFWRAGLGDDAPPAAWERLVEEAAAGARRLAAAARARAGATVVVTNEVGWGIVPVGRLTRYYRDALGLANQAIGREADAVVLVVAGRALVVGS, encoded by the coding sequence ATGGGCCGGCTGACGCTGGTCACGGGCGGGGCGCGGAGCGGCAAGAGCCGTTACGCCGAGGAGCTGGCGGCTGCGACGGGGGCGCCAGTCGTGTATGTGGCGACGATGGAGGCGACCGACGAGGAAACGGCGGGGCGGGTGGCGGCCCACCGGGCACGCCGCCCGGCGCGATGGGCCACCGTCGAGGAGCCGCTGGACCTGGCGGGCGCGGTTGCAGGGGCCGATGCCGGAGCGACGGTGCTGGTGGAGTGCCTGGCGACGTGGTGCGGGAATCTGTTCTGGCGGGCGGGGCTGGGCGATGATGCGCCTCCCGCGGCATGGGAGCGGCTGGTGGAGGAGGCGGCGGCCGGGGCGCGGCGGCTCGCGGCGGCGGCGCGGGCGCGCGCGGGCGCGACGGTGGTGGTGACAAACGAGGTGGGCTGGGGGATTGTGCCGGTCGGCCGGCTGACGCGGTACTACCGCGATGCGCTGGGGCTGGCGAACCAGGCGATTGGCCGGGAGGCGGATGCGGTGGTGCTGGTCGTGGCGGGGAGGGCGCTGGTGGTGGGGAGCTGA
- a CDS encoding cobyric acid synthase — protein MVQGTASSAGKSLLVTGLCRLFARRGVRVAPFKAQNMSNNAAVVPGGGEIGRAQYVQALAARALPRVEMNPVLLKPEGNLRSQVVVLGRPIGTLHAAAYQEAKARIWDDVARSLDLLREAFDLVIIEGAGSPAEINLKARDISNMRVARYAGAPVLIVGDIDRGGVFAHLYGTYHLLEPEEQALVRGFIINKLRGDPSLLEPGLQEIKRLTGVPVVGVVPWIREPGIAEEDSVALDRRRDTHGPFRGVDVAVIRLPRIANFDDFDPLEREPDVRVRYVGQPGQLGEPDLVIVPGTKATRDDLAWLRAEGFDAALERLRAAGVPVIGICGGFQLLGEAIEDPEGVEGEAGAAEGLGWLRCRTRFGRGKVTRVSRVRLEGGPGLLDGCAGLEVEGYEIHAGATAIEGEPAAWTIEGEPIGAASDDGLVFGWYVHGAFRDREFRARLLGNVARLRGKPFAPGEVEDEDAAFDRLADVLESSLDIERVASWALAGAE, from the coding sequence ATGGTGCAGGGGACCGCCTCGTCGGCGGGGAAGAGCCTGCTGGTTACGGGGCTGTGCCGCCTGTTTGCACGGCGAGGCGTACGGGTTGCGCCGTTCAAGGCGCAGAACATGTCGAACAATGCGGCGGTGGTGCCCGGCGGAGGCGAGATCGGGCGGGCGCAGTACGTGCAGGCGCTGGCGGCGCGGGCGCTTCCGCGCGTGGAGATGAATCCGGTGCTGCTGAAGCCGGAGGGGAACCTGCGGTCGCAGGTCGTGGTCCTCGGGCGCCCGATTGGGACACTGCACGCGGCCGCCTACCAGGAGGCGAAGGCGCGCATCTGGGATGACGTGGCGCGGTCGCTCGACCTGCTCCGCGAGGCGTTCGACCTCGTCATCATCGAAGGGGCGGGAAGCCCGGCGGAGATCAACCTGAAGGCGCGGGACATTTCGAATATGCGGGTGGCGAGGTACGCGGGAGCGCCTGTGCTGATTGTCGGTGACATTGACCGGGGCGGCGTGTTCGCGCACCTGTACGGGACGTACCACCTGCTCGAACCAGAGGAGCAGGCGCTCGTGAGGGGATTCATCATCAACAAGCTGCGGGGGGACCCTTCGCTGCTTGAGCCGGGGCTGCAGGAGATCAAGCGGCTGACCGGGGTGCCGGTCGTTGGGGTTGTTCCGTGGATTCGCGAGCCGGGCATCGCCGAAGAGGACTCGGTTGCGCTCGACCGGCGGCGGGACACGCACGGCCCATTCCGGGGGGTCGACGTCGCGGTGATCCGGCTGCCGCGGATCGCGAACTTCGATGACTTCGACCCGCTCGAACGGGAGCCGGACGTGCGGGTGCGGTACGTCGGGCAGCCGGGCCAGCTCGGGGAGCCGGACCTCGTCATCGTCCCGGGGACGAAGGCGACCCGGGACGACCTTGCGTGGCTGCGAGCTGAGGGGTTCGATGCGGCGCTGGAGCGGCTGCGGGCTGCGGGGGTGCCGGTGATCGGGATCTGCGGAGGATTTCAGCTGCTCGGGGAGGCCATTGAAGACCCGGAGGGGGTGGAGGGGGAGGCGGGCGCTGCCGAGGGGCTGGGGTGGCTGCGTTGCCGGACACGGTTCGGGCGGGGGAAAGTTACCCGCGTGAGCCGGGTCCGCCTGGAGGGCGGGCCCGGACTGCTCGACGGGTGCGCGGGTCTCGAGGTCGAGGGGTACGAGATCCACGCCGGGGCGACAGCCATCGAGGGCGAGCCGGCGGCCTGGACCATAGAAGGGGAGCCGATCGGGGCCGCCTCGGACGATGGGCTGGTCTTCGGGTGGTATGTCCACGGGGCCTTTCGGGATCGGGAGTTCAGGGCGCGGCTGCTGGGGAACGTGGCGCGCCTCCGCGGGAAGCCCTTTGCGCCGGGTGAGGTGGAGGACGAAGATGCGGCCTTCGACCGGCTGGCCGACGTGCTCGAGTCGTCGCTGGACATCGAGCGGGTCGCATCGTGGGCGCTGGCGGGGGCGGAGTGA
- a CDS encoding pyridoxal phosphate-dependent aminotransferase: MSGRVVHGGVTEAELAAAAAAGIELVDLSASLNPYGPHPAVTAAAANATIGRYPEPDAAKLRRAWADRFGLEPGQVLAGNGTSELIYLLCRAFAGDGGCLVFGPTFGEYAAAARAAGMSSVEVPYPARGSDAGRLFAELRPSLAFLCNPNNPTGELCSRELVEQLRRAALAVCGRLVVDEAYMPFAWPEDESVEPAPGLLVLRSLTKVHAVPGLRLGFLLGTPDDIERVSAQQPPWSVSAPATAAGMAALKLEAFCRESAGKVAATRTRLLDALERAGFAVRPSLANFLLVRVGDGAAFRARLLGRGFAVRDCASFGLPEWVRVAVPHERYVERLLEAMSEVRRCLAGES; encoded by the coding sequence ATGAGCGGACGGGTGGTGCACGGCGGGGTAACGGAGGCGGAGCTGGCCGCTGCTGCAGCGGCGGGCATCGAGCTCGTCGACCTGAGCGCGAGCCTGAACCCGTACGGTCCGCACCCGGCGGTGACGGCAGCGGCGGCGAACGCGACGATCGGCCGGTACCCCGAGCCGGACGCTGCGAAACTGCGCCGGGCATGGGCGGACCGGTTCGGGCTGGAGCCGGGGCAGGTGCTGGCGGGCAACGGCACGAGTGAGCTGATCTATCTCCTCTGCCGGGCGTTTGCCGGGGACGGCGGCTGCCTCGTCTTCGGGCCGACGTTCGGGGAGTACGCTGCGGCCGCGCGCGCTGCCGGCATGTCCTCGGTGGAGGTGCCCTACCCTGCTCGCGGCAGCGACGCGGGGCGGCTGTTCGCAGAGCTGCGGCCATCGCTGGCCTTCCTCTGCAACCCCAACAACCCGACCGGCGAACTGTGTTCGCGGGAGCTGGTTGAGCAGCTTCGGCGGGCAGCACTGGCCGTGTGCGGCCGGCTGGTGGTGGACGAAGCTTACATGCCGTTCGCGTGGCCGGAGGATGAGAGCGTCGAGCCGGCTCCGGGGCTGCTGGTGCTGCGTTCGCTGACGAAGGTCCACGCGGTGCCCGGGCTCCGGCTGGGCTTCCTGCTCGGGACGCCGGATGACATCGAACGGGTTTCGGCGCAGCAGCCGCCGTGGTCGGTGAGCGCGCCGGCGACGGCGGCCGGGATGGCGGCGCTCAAGCTGGAGGCGTTTTGCCGGGAGAGCGCAGGGAAGGTCGCGGCGACGCGTACGCGGCTGCTCGACGCGCTCGAGCGGGCGGGGTTCGCCGTTCGCCCATCGCTGGCGAACTTCCTGCTCGTGCGGGTGGGGGACGGCGCGGCGTTCAGGGCGCGACTGCTCGGACGGGGGTTCGCTGTCCGGGACTGCGCTTCGTTCGGGCTGCCGGAGTGGGTGCGGGTGGCAGTCCCGCACGAGCGTTACGTTGAGCGGCTGCTCGAGGCTATGTCGGAGGTACGGCGATGTCTCGCGGGGGAGTCTTGA
- the cbiB gene encoding adenosylcobinamide-phosphate synthase CbiB: protein MIRRRAAVLGVVAVVDLALGELPNRWHPVALLGRAAAYLDRLLTAEGQRDTATRGVLLTATAAGLAAGAALGVARGARGRGAAGFLLQALALKQTLSIRALFDHAGRVAARLEAGDLAGARAAAAMMVSRRTDDLPPGLVASAAIESLAENLSDSVVAPAWWYLAAGLPGAAAYRAVNTLDAMVGYRSRGRFGMVPARLDDVLNWVPARLTAASLVLARPLPAVRQVSRLVRDAWSTPSPNAGWPMAAMAHILGVRLEKLEHHVLHAAGREPVAADIRRAQRAGALALAATALAGATACWRAGE from the coding sequence ATGATTCGGCGGCGCGCGGCGGTACTGGGCGTGGTGGCCGTCGTCGACCTCGCGCTCGGGGAGCTGCCGAACCGCTGGCATCCGGTTGCGCTGCTCGGCCGGGCCGCGGCGTACCTGGACCGGTTGCTAACGGCCGAGGGACAGCGGGACACAGCCACACGCGGCGTACTCCTCACGGCGACGGCAGCCGGGCTGGCCGCAGGGGCTGCCCTTGGGGTGGCGCGCGGGGCGCGAGGCCGAGGCGCGGCCGGTTTCTTGCTGCAAGCGCTTGCGCTGAAACAGACGCTCTCAATCCGGGCGCTGTTCGACCACGCGGGACGGGTTGCCGCGCGCCTCGAGGCCGGGGACCTCGCTGGAGCGCGCGCGGCGGCCGCGATGATGGTCAGCCGGCGGACGGACGACCTGCCGCCGGGGCTGGTCGCATCGGCGGCGATTGAGTCGCTGGCGGAAAACCTGTCGGACAGCGTTGTGGCGCCGGCGTGGTGGTACCTGGCGGCAGGGCTCCCGGGGGCGGCCGCGTACCGGGCGGTCAACACGCTGGACGCGATGGTCGGCTACCGTTCGCGCGGGCGGTTCGGGATGGTGCCGGCGAGGCTGGACGACGTTCTGAACTGGGTGCCGGCGCGGCTGACGGCTGCCTCGCTTGTGCTGGCGCGGCCGCTGCCCGCGGTCCGGCAGGTGAGTCGGCTGGTGCGCGATGCGTGGTCGACGCCGAGCCCGAACGCGGGGTGGCCGATGGCAGCGATGGCGCACATCCTCGGCGTGCGGCTGGAGAAGCTGGAGCATCACGTCCTGCATGCAGCGGGCCGCGAGCCGGTGGCTGCGGATATCCGGAGAGCGCAGCGGGCCGGTGCACTGGCGCTGGCTGCGACCGCGCTGGCCGGGGCAACGGCATGCTGGAGGGCTGGCGAATGA
- the cobS gene encoding adenosylcobinamide-GDP ribazoletransferase: MNGLLAAIGLLSRLPAGGASWAPERAAGWVPAVGLLIGGSVAGATWAAHALLPPLPAAAIAVAAWAAVTGGLHLDGAADAADAALAAAPRERRVAILGDVHHGTYGVAAVVLIVILKVSCLASLPGGTAAGAAFAAAAGARGWLPATARAFPPLRQTGMGAAFRAGCKWSAVLTGAAAAIAAGGAALGWWGIATAAAGATTMLLVGWGLGRAFGGLNGDGYGACIELGECAVLLAAAGLASQLDAWAAWEAVR, encoded by the coding sequence ATGAACGGGCTGCTGGCGGCGATCGGGCTGCTGAGCCGGCTGCCGGCGGGCGGGGCCTCGTGGGCACCCGAGCGGGCTGCGGGCTGGGTCCCGGCCGTGGGGCTGCTCATTGGCGGGAGCGTCGCCGGCGCAACGTGGGCTGCGCACGCGCTCCTGCCGCCGCTGCCGGCGGCGGCGATTGCGGTTGCGGCGTGGGCGGCTGTAACCGGCGGCCTCCACCTCGACGGCGCTGCCGATGCTGCCGACGCCGCGCTGGCAGCGGCTCCGCGGGAGCGACGGGTCGCGATCCTCGGAGACGTCCACCACGGGACGTACGGGGTGGCGGCGGTCGTCCTCATTGTCATTCTGAAGGTGAGCTGCCTCGCCAGCCTGCCCGGGGGTACCGCGGCGGGGGCAGCGTTCGCGGCTGCCGCAGGGGCGCGGGGTTGGCTGCCGGCCACGGCGCGGGCGTTTCCGCCTCTTCGACAGACGGGGATGGGGGCTGCTTTCCGGGCCGGGTGCAAGTGGAGCGCGGTACTGACCGGCGCGGCGGCAGCCATCGCGGCAGGGGGTGCGGCGCTGGGGTGGTGGGGGATTGCGACAGCCGCAGCAGGGGCGACTACGATGCTTCTGGTCGGCTGGGGCCTCGGGCGGGCGTTCGGGGGTCTGAACGGCGACGGCTACGGCGCGTGCATCGAGCTTGGGGAGTGCGCGGTGCTGCTGGCGGCCGCGGGGCTGGCATCACAACTGGATGCATGGGCAGCCTGGGAGGCAGTCCGATGA
- the cobT gene encoding nicotinate-nucleotide--dimethylbenzimidazole phosphoribosyltransferase, with the protein MRIDIPEFDQAAADAAQHRLDRLTKPQESLGRLEELAVRLAGMTGNPRCRFERRTVVVMAADHGVTEEAVSAFPQEVTAQMVANFAAGGAGINVLARQARAQVVVVDMGVRTAPTATGVLDRRLGPGTRNMTREPAMTRAQAEAAVATGRELAAQLAAGGTSIVLTGEMGIGNTTAASAVTAALTGRPAAEVTGRGTGLDDGALAHKIAVVERALTLHRPDPADPIGVLSAVGGFEIAGLAGLVLGAAERRIPVILDGFITGSAALAACAMAPGAREYLIASHRSVEPGHGVLLGALGLEPLLDLRLRLGEGTGAALALQLVDAAVAVRDEMAEFAEAGVSERLDG; encoded by the coding sequence ATGCGCATCGACATTCCGGAGTTCGACCAGGCGGCGGCTGACGCCGCACAGCATCGGCTCGACCGGCTGACGAAGCCGCAGGAGAGCCTCGGCCGGCTGGAGGAGCTGGCCGTACGGCTGGCCGGCATGACCGGAAATCCGCGCTGCCGCTTCGAACGGAGGACGGTGGTGGTAATGGCAGCCGACCACGGCGTGACCGAGGAGGCGGTTTCCGCCTTCCCGCAGGAGGTGACCGCCCAGATGGTGGCGAACTTCGCCGCAGGCGGGGCGGGCATCAACGTGCTCGCCCGGCAGGCGCGCGCCCAGGTCGTGGTGGTAGACATGGGAGTGCGGACAGCGCCGACGGCAACGGGCGTGCTGGACCGGCGGCTCGGGCCGGGGACTCGCAACATGACGCGCGAGCCGGCGATGACCCGCGCCCAGGCGGAGGCGGCGGTTGCCACGGGGCGGGAGCTTGCAGCCCAGCTGGCCGCGGGCGGAACCAGCATCGTGCTGACGGGCGAAATGGGTATCGGCAACACCACGGCGGCGAGTGCGGTGACGGCTGCGCTGACCGGGCGGCCGGCGGCCGAGGTGACGGGCCGGGGGACTGGCCTGGACGACGGCGCGCTGGCGCACAAAATTGCCGTGGTGGAGCGGGCGCTAACGCTGCACCGGCCCGACCCGGCCGACCCTATTGGGGTGCTGTCGGCGGTGGGCGGTTTCGAAATTGCCGGCCTCGCGGGGCTGGTGCTGGGGGCGGCCGAGCGGCGGATTCCGGTCATCCTCGATGGGTTCATCACGGGGTCAGCGGCGCTGGCAGCATGCGCGATGGCGCCAGGCGCCCGGGAATACCTGATCGCCTCGCACCGCTCGGTTGAGCCAGGGCACGGAGTTCTCCTGGGAGCGCTTGGGCTGGAGCCGCTGCTCGACCTGCGCTTGCGACTCGGGGAAGGGACCGGCGCAGCTCTCGCGCTGCAGCTGGTGGATGCCGCGGTCGCGGTCCGGGACGAGATGGCGGAGTTCGCGGAGGCCGGCGTCTCGGAGCGGCTGGACGGATGA
- the cobO gene encoding cob(I)yrinic acid a,c-diamide adenosyltransferase: MTGSEHQPVKGPRKRKGLLIVNTGNGKGKTTAALGMVLRAWGRGMPVEVYQFIKPPTANFGEHRAAKRLGVPVYPLGDGFTWKSKDPERTKALALQQWERARARLTDPDLAMLVLDEFTYPMHYGWLDPAEVVAALRARRPMLHVVVTGRYAPGELVEAADLVTEMTLIKHPYREQGIKAQPGVEF; this comes from the coding sequence ATGACCGGATCCGAGCACCAGCCGGTCAAGGGACCGCGGAAGCGGAAAGGGCTGCTGATCGTCAACACAGGGAACGGCAAAGGGAAAACGACTGCTGCGCTGGGCATGGTGCTGCGTGCGTGGGGACGGGGGATGCCGGTCGAGGTGTACCAGTTCATCAAGCCGCCGACGGCGAACTTTGGGGAACACAGGGCGGCGAAGCGGCTCGGCGTCCCCGTGTACCCGCTGGGGGACGGATTTACGTGGAAGTCGAAGGACCCGGAGCGGACAAAGGCGCTGGCCCTCCAGCAGTGGGAGCGGGCGCGGGCCCGGCTGACGGACCCGGACCTCGCCATGCTGGTGCTGGACGAGTTCACCTATCCGATGCACTACGGGTGGCTTGACCCGGCGGAGGTGGTTGCGGCCCTGCGGGCGCGGCGGCCGATGCTCCACGTCGTGGTGACGGGCCGCTATGCGCCGGGGGAGCTGGTGGAGGCGGCGGACCTGGTGACTGAGATGACACTCATCAAGCACCCCTACCGCGAGCAGGGGATCAAAGCTCAACCAGGAGTGGAGTTCTGA
- a CDS encoding ABC transporter ATP-binding protein — translation MATRFELVAEQAGYRAGGRWLVRDATLTLGPGQVIGLVGPNGAGKSTLARLLAGLLRPAGGSVCLLVEGRRVDGGQRARELAYVQQSIPEAPGFTAGALVLMGRYPHRGPFEPEGPEDRKAAARAMAWTGVLDLAGRRFDSLSGGERQRVLIARAFAQARCAVILDEPTASLDVRHQLELMARLRLLAGEGMGFVVVLHDLEMAARWCDRLLLLDRGEVAAAGPPREVLRPELLEQVYGLAARVDWQEAGCRIAFELPGLEAAGARGGRR, via the coding sequence ATGGCAACCCGTTTCGAGCTGGTCGCCGAGCAGGCCGGCTACCGCGCCGGCGGGCGGTGGCTCGTGCGGGACGCGACCCTGACGCTGGGGCCGGGCCAGGTTATCGGCCTGGTCGGCCCGAACGGGGCGGGGAAATCAACGCTGGCGAGGCTGCTGGCCGGGCTGCTCCGCCCGGCCGGCGGCTCGGTCTGCCTGCTTGTCGAGGGCCGTCGCGTTGATGGCGGGCAGCGGGCGCGTGAGCTGGCGTATGTGCAGCAGTCCATCCCGGAGGCGCCCGGCTTCACTGCCGGGGCGCTTGTGCTGATGGGCCGGTACCCGCACCGCGGCCCCTTCGAGCCCGAAGGGCCGGAGGACCGCAAGGCGGCGGCGCGGGCGATGGCCTGGACGGGCGTGCTCGACCTGGCCGGGCGGCGGTTTGATTCGCTTTCGGGCGGCGAGCGTCAGCGGGTGCTGATCGCGCGGGCGTTCGCGCAGGCGCGCTGCGCGGTCATTCTCGACGAGCCGACCGCGTCGCTGGATGTACGGCACCAGCTCGAACTGATGGCCCGCCTGCGCCTGCTGGCCGGCGAGGGGATGGGGTTCGTGGTGGTTCTTCACGACCTCGAGATGGCGGCGCGCTGGTGCGACCGGCTGCTTCTGCTGGACCGGGGAGAAGTGGCCGCGGCCGGGCCGCCGCGGGAGGTGCTCCGGCCGGAGCTGCTCGAGCAGGTATATGGGCTGGCGGCACGGGTCGACTGGCAGGAGGCCGGGTGCCGTATCGCTTTCGAGCTGCCGGGGTTGGAAGCGGCAGGAGCCAGGGGAGGCAGGAGATGA
- a CDS encoding ABC transporter substrate-binding protein produces MFSKRRVLRRLAPALLAALAISAFAPACGGDDGDETSAPPPTTAATAVTAATPTESPAKRIEARLTGVPGIVNPANLSWPRDVEGLNGRRTIKEKPLKIHTMSAGIDEITLSLVPIERVVGVGSATKNPDTSSFASLVKNLPTVAREPEAVIASGANLVIATPTQKADVVAAIESAGVTVVQLNLDPTPAGRLNAILLLGYIYGEEERAIALADEVEARYRKVVDVTGKKPDTEKPVVAHLTKYTSLYMAGSGTTGEGIITAAGGRNAGTLSGIKGNQQIGLEAILAANPDLIIIPMPGEAGEKFKAELMAEPTLAGVPAIKNGRVYVVPPALYTTNSFANVRAVEHLVHILWPSEFPVADPPQFSLAGQAR; encoded by the coding sequence ATGTTTTCGAAACGACGGGTCCTGCGGCGGTTGGCGCCGGCACTGCTGGCGGCGCTGGCAATTAGCGCATTCGCACCGGCCTGCGGCGGCGACGACGGTGATGAGACGTCGGCCCCGCCGCCGACCACGGCCGCGACGGCAGTCACAGCCGCAACTCCGACCGAATCGCCCGCAAAGCGCATCGAAGCGCGGCTGACGGGCGTGCCGGGCATTGTGAACCCGGCGAACCTCTCGTGGCCGCGGGACGTGGAGGGGCTGAACGGCAGGCGGACGATCAAAGAGAAACCGCTGAAGATTCACACCATGTCGGCGGGGATCGACGAGATTACGCTCTCGCTGGTCCCGATCGAGCGGGTCGTCGGGGTCGGCTCGGCGACCAAGAACCCGGACACCTCGAGCTTTGCATCGCTGGTCAAGAATTTGCCGACGGTCGCACGTGAACCGGAAGCGGTCATTGCAAGCGGAGCAAACCTGGTGATTGCGACGCCGACGCAGAAGGCGGACGTCGTGGCGGCGATCGAGAGCGCGGGAGTGACGGTCGTGCAGCTGAATCTCGACCCGACGCCGGCGGGCCGCCTCAACGCAATCCTGCTGCTGGGCTACATCTACGGGGAGGAGGAGCGGGCGATAGCGCTCGCGGATGAAGTGGAGGCACGGTACCGGAAGGTCGTCGACGTGACCGGCAAGAAGCCGGACACCGAGAAGCCGGTGGTCGCCCACCTCACGAAGTACACCTCGCTCTACATGGCGGGTTCCGGGACGACGGGGGAGGGGATCATCACGGCGGCCGGTGGGCGAAATGCGGGGACGCTCAGCGGGATCAAAGGCAACCAGCAGATCGGCCTCGAAGCGATTCTCGCGGCGAACCCGGACCTCATCATCATTCCGATGCCGGGGGAGGCCGGCGAGAAGTTCAAGGCTGAGCTCATGGCTGAGCCGACGCTCGCGGGTGTACCGGCCATCAAGAATGGGCGGGTGTACGTTGTTCCGCCAGCGCTGTACACGACGAACTCGTTCGCGAACGTCCGCGCGGTGGAGCACCTGGTCCATATCCTCTGGCCGAGCGAGTTCCCGGTGGCCGACCCGCCCCAGTTCTCGCTCGCAGGCCAGGCCAGGTAG
- a CDS encoding FecCD family ABC transporter permease: MDDTATAPAAPVEAAALRGIRPAARFAAAMVLLGAAWAAASVAAVANGPVRIPPSHVVSVLAARAGVDVGTFAERERLVIERLRLPRVVLATLAGASLAAAGATMQALFRNPLADPGLLGVSSGAATGAVTAIAAGLGAASIWLVSGAAFTGALGAVGLVYLLGAPGGRPHPGSLLLAGVAVSAFLGSITAVVIALVPPDEALRGILFWLAGGFSGASWAYARVVAWPIAAGLLVLGLAGRQLNLLCISDEVAASSGVHLGRTRALLLGAATLVTAASVSVSGTIGFVGLVVPHVLRLVLGPDYRYLLPASMVAGAAVLVGADTVARTVVRPAELQVGMVTALIGAPVFAVILLRQRSRLAIQL; this comes from the coding sequence ATGGACGACACAGCCACGGCCCCGGCGGCCCCGGTTGAAGCCGCCGCGCTGCGCGGGATACGCCCGGCGGCGCGATTTGCAGCGGCGATGGTGCTGCTCGGCGCTGCCTGGGCCGCTGCGTCGGTTGCAGCGGTTGCGAATGGTCCGGTGCGCATCCCGCCATCGCACGTCGTGTCCGTGCTGGCGGCGCGGGCGGGCGTCGATGTCGGCACATTCGCCGAGCGGGAGCGGCTCGTGATCGAGCGGCTTCGGCTGCCGCGGGTCGTGCTGGCGACACTGGCCGGCGCTTCGCTGGCGGCTGCCGGGGCGACCATGCAGGCGCTCTTTCGCAACCCGCTGGCCGACCCGGGCCTCCTCGGGGTGTCATCGGGGGCGGCGACCGGGGCTGTGACGGCGATTGCGGCGGGCCTGGGCGCGGCCTCGATCTGGCTGGTGAGCGGGGCCGCTTTTACCGGGGCGCTCGGAGCCGTGGGACTGGTGTACCTGCTCGGAGCGCCGGGGGGACGTCCCCACCCGGGGAGCCTGCTGCTCGCCGGCGTGGCGGTGAGCGCGTTTCTCGGCTCGATCACGGCGGTGGTCATCGCGCTGGTGCCGCCTGACGAGGCGCTGCGCGGCATCCTGTTCTGGCTGGCCGGGGGATTCAGCGGCGCATCGTGGGCGTACGCGCGGGTAGTCGCCTGGCCGATCGCGGCCGGGCTGCTCGTCCTCGGGCTGGCCGGGCGGCAGCTGAACCTGCTCTGCATTTCGGACGAGGTTGCGGCGTCGAGCGGGGTGCACCTCGGGCGGACGCGGGCGCTGCTGCTCGGAGCCGCGACGCTCGTGACGGCTGCTTCGGTGAGCGTGAGCGGGACGATCGGGTTTGTCGGGCTGGTGGTGCCGCACGTGCTGCGGCTCGTCCTCGGCCCTGATTACCGGTACCTGCTGCCGGCCTCGATGGTCGCGGGCGCCGCGGTGCTGGTCGGCGCCGATACGGTGGCGCGCACGGTTGTGCGCCCGGCAGAGCTGCAGGTCGGCATGGTGACGGCGCTGATTGGGGCGCCGGTGTTTGCGGTGATTCTGCTGCGGCAACGGTCGCGGCTGGCAATCCAACTTTGA
- a CDS encoding MBL fold metallo-hydrolase: protein MTAPFAEEPLPGVWWLAGTRGSNVFVVAIPSGGVALVDTGFADSSPAILRALESIGRPLEGILLTHRHRDHTGAAAAVASATGAPVIAGAGDCRLRNGRLVLRSGIGRSHPLRLAAAFVRRRPAPVPVALAVEAPQEVLPGIRAIPTPGHTPGSLCFIADHLGAAFVGDLVISHGGELTRSLRWANHDDARYLQSIAEFARLAPPAGFPGHGVPLLTGFDTALAALAALPRRPLTPRTALERARRLAAFASGFAARRRPARKVKESESP, encoded by the coding sequence ATGACCGCCCCCTTCGCCGAAGAACCCCTGCCCGGCGTCTGGTGGCTAGCCGGCACCCGCGGCTCCAACGTCTTCGTCGTCGCCATCCCCTCCGGCGGCGTCGCCCTCGTCGATACCGGCTTCGCCGATAGCTCGCCCGCCATCCTCCGCGCCCTCGAATCCATCGGCCGCCCGCTCGAAGGCATCCTCCTTACACATCGTCACCGCGACCACACCGGCGCCGCCGCCGCAGTTGCTTCCGCGACCGGCGCCCCGGTCATCGCCGGCGCCGGCGACTGCCGCCTGCGCAACGGCCGGCTCGTCCTTCGCTCCGGCATCGGCCGCAGCCACCCCCTCCGGCTGGCGGCCGCGTTCGTCCGCCGCCGTCCCGCGCCTGTGCCCGTGGCCCTCGCGGTCGAAGCGCCGCAGGAGGTCCTCCCCGGGATCCGCGCCATCCCCACGCCGGGCCATACCCCCGGTTCCCTCTGCTTCATCGCCGACCACCTCGGTGCGGCCTTCGTCGGCGACCTCGTCATCAGCCACGGCGGCGAACTCACGCGATCCCTCCGCTGGGCGAACCACGATGATGCCCGGTACCTCCAGTCCATCGCCGAATTCGCCCGGCTGGCGCCGCCTGCAGGCTTCCCCGGCCACGGCGTCCCGCTCCTCACCGGGTTCGATACCGCCCTCGCCGCACTCGCAGCCCTCCCCCGGCGCCCGCTCACCCCGCGCACCGCGCTCGAACGCGCCCGCCGGCTTGCCGCGTTCGCGTCCGGCTTCGCGGCCCGCCGCCGCCCGGCGCGAAAGGTCAAGGAATCCGAAAGCCCGTAG